TTcagctggttttaaaatgtgtttcaggCTCACAGGGAACCGGGGGTCTATGGAAGGATCTGGgttcaaacgtgtgtgtgtgtgtgtgtgtgtgtgtgtgtacacgtgagAGAgctcctgagtgtgtgtgtgtgtgtgtccctgtgtgccAGCAgcctttgtgtttctctctcagtTTTCTATTCCTGCACTGAGGGTAGAGTGCTTCCTCTGAGTCCCCCTCCTCTTTTTTAACATATACCTCACCTTCTGCCTTAGTTCCGATTATTGAAATGATTGTAAATTAGTGTGAGACAACAGACTTCTCCAATCATTTGTTTCTGAAAAATACGATGAGTAACTAAAATACTATATAGCAAAtggttttcttcttatttttgtaCGTATGTGCTGTGCACAGCAGTCAACTGTATTCCTGAGATGATAATAAAAGACCTTTTGTAAAAGCTGTTGTGATTCAGTGCGTTAAAGTTGTGTTTGCTTGAGGCTTGAACACAGATGACAGGAGGAGCCAAAGTCACTGAGGGAGTATCATGAGTGGATATTATGAGTGGGTATTATGGGTGGGTATTATGAGTGGGCATATGAGAGGGTATTATGGGTGGGTATTATGAGTTGGTATATGAGAGGGTATTATGGGTGGGTATTATGAGTTGGTATATGAGTGGGCATATGAGAGGGTATTATGGGTGGGTATTATGAGTGTGTATCATGAGTGGGTATTATGGGAGGGTATTATGAGTGGTACACTGTAAAaccaccgtaaattaacggtattttacaggcagcaaggacgccaggaatttaccgttattttacggtataataccgtaaatgttttttacactgttaccgtaaaatggattactgtatgttaccagAAACTTaaaaccaattttactgtgaattaactgcaatttaccggcagtcgacgctagtaacttacggttttatttaccgtaatatacggtatgttgtcgtatattggattacagtttgttaccatacgattactgttttttgtgttataaataccaatgttaccgtttacttataaccgtatacttttgcatttaattccccacaaattaaagaaagacaaacaatattatttcggtcatagtggttagatgcctttaagacaaaaatgttaggcatttgtaaccaagaacaaaacataaaacatgccgcatgtatacaataataagaaaatgaatcataaaatcattaggaacaaggtaaaccaactgcaacaatacgctatggaacactttcaattgaccacagcaaacggctggcgtccttaatccagtgcctctgtaaaacaaaccaaaatcaaatatttagaaacactgtcattggtaaaatattaaaattataaagttgaggaagacaacaagatgtaaggaaggagaatgttaatcatgctaggcaaacaacacttaccaacgttacttggggagacgaggcaatgagaaattcttcgatgttgaactgcacaggtgttctggatgaactgagattacgtgTCTgatgtcacgttcaggagcagtcggtcacgattaacactcaaatcccttttaggcaatgaacactttgaataaaacaaatatttataatctttacattccaggTACTGAAATGACAGTGAAGgtggcgcatgggatagggagggtgtgctgtgcagcataaGGTCGGCGGTtcaaatcctggctgctccctatgccaagtcgaagtgtccctgagcaagacacctaacccccaattactccacatacaattatgtcaaaccatgggcgttttggataaaagtgacagctacatgtatagtaatgtcctgtaagtcaaagtcataatcgtatctcatgagatactatctcattatgatgacttacaggacctgtttttcagtggctgacatgggcttccatacattaacctacaacagatgtagatggattgtgattcactgcacttgtatgtgtatttccaccacttatataaaatatatgtaacatgcagttgaattacggtagtctgctattattgtaaattgacaggtttaactgtttattcatgacattggccgttaatttacaagcaagggattgaaatttaactgtatgttacagttattatgacatactgtaagataccgttagaaatgcatcgtaaatttacagcaatttgttacagtgtatatGAATGGGTATTATGAGTGGGTATATGAGTGGGTATTATGAGTGGGTATTATGAGTGGGTATGCGGCGCCCTCTCCTGGTGAAGGGACACGCTTGGAGGGACGTTTAAGCAGATGTATGAAAATGAAACGACTGCACTTTCTTTAATTGCGCTATTTCCTGGAGTTTAAAAGTAAGTTTCGAGGACACAATTAAGTGTTTAATTGGTATAACATCTGAATTGATTTGAATGAAACGATAAATTGacataatgtaaaatatttaaggCAGTGCTCACCAGATCAGCTGAATGTACAAAAATGGCCTAATTGTTCAAGAACGCATacatgtcaacaacaacatgaataaAGTTTCAGATCATGaacttatgtttttttttagatttacttGGGATAAACAGAGCAGTTCTTTTAAGGTAGTTTCTCTGAAAATGAACTCAACACGGCAAACTAAAAATAACTCAGTCAGACCTTCGTCTCTGTTTCACCTATTATTAGTACTCAGCTCCTTCCAGGAAAACTTCAAGACATAATTTATGAACAAGAAACCTGAATAAAAAAGTGATACTCAGTGCCGCCGTTCCTGTTTGTTCCCCTCATCAATAAGcaaaaggtttgtttttcttttttaagttcaACCTTCTGGAAAAGAAAACTACTATATCAAAAACTATCGCCTATCAGTCAATCAAGGTCAGGAGTGAAGAGCCTTATTTTCCATGGGGCAATagaatagtttaaaaaaatctataaaTGGAGCAAAGCTTTTGGAAATGTACACTGgtgaaaggaaaagagaggCAGCATGTAACTATTAAGCAAGGTAGCAGAATATAATAGTTATCGTGAGGTGCATCACTCATAGTTGCTATAACGTGCTCTTCTTGGCCTGGGGTCATTATTAGAGTTGTACTTCATACTAATAGTAATGTTACTCTGACCAACGAGATATTCAAAGTACTAAACCAAACAAACGCCAAGTCAAACAATGAGTATACGATTAGTTTGGAAAGTTCTTACCTTCTTCCTCTTGATCAGATACACGGGTTTAGTTGATTCTTTGTCCTCTCTCTTCTGCTTCCTTTGGAGTTTTCAAGCTTGATCTTTATTTTTGAAGTTTTCAAAGGTTTGCATTCCTCTCACACAGTTAAAATAGTTCAGATGCTCCACCAGTGCAGCCTGCAGGCATTCCAGAAGACTCTTATCCCAGGAAAAGGTAGCCTTTGGGTCATTTTGGTAAATGAGTCCACCAGTTCATTGACCCTCTGTCTAAACAGACCTGTTGGACTTTCTCCTCCTTCAGTAGCTGCTCACACGCCAACCTGAACGTTCGTGCTGTTGGGAGCAAAGAGAGCGCGGCCTCGCTATCGACCATGCAGCCGGCTTTCTTCTCACTCGTCCTGATTGCCGTACACGCGTCTCTGTCGGTGGATTGTGCACCGAGGCTCCGGGGGCCAACGTGCCTGGTGCGACATCAGCCGAGGAGCTTCCAGACGGGCGCACACGCCGATACGTCGGCTGGTACCAGTCCTTTCTACTGGGAGCCCAGTGGATCAACGAGAAAAGGCCTTTACAGAAACTCTTTTGGTAAGTCTGTCCACGtcctgaagaaaaaacacagctcGTTTCAATGCAGATCATTTGGTTGATTGTAGAAAGTAAATTCCTTTTGAGCAATAATTGCTAGGCTTACTTCATTTCTTTTACTAACAGGGTAATTGCAtgctttttatatatatgtgtaaatgtaaaacaaaatgcacaaGAAATGTATGTGTGCCTGATCAAAGTTTGGAAGTACATGAATACTGTATAAAAGAACAAATATATGTTGTGATGTTGACAAACAACGCATATTTTGCATGTTTATGTCAGAAATGTTCAACATACTCTTAACATTGCAATACGTACAATGTTGCTTTGTCGTTCGTAACTGATGTTTGCATCTTTAAACCTTCTTCTTACAGTAATTCTGCCAGTAAGAACAGCTACCAGCAACCTAGTGTCAATATTTGATTTGCGCAGAAAAAGGTTCCTCTGTATGGACTCAACGGGAGATCCGTACAGCTCTGTGAGtattgcatttcatttgactgAAATCAGGAAATGActgcagggggggaaaaaagtcacattttgtattttctttctttttttctttcttttcccaacAGAGACAAGCGGACGCAGACGATTGTCTCTTCCAGCCCGTTTGGTTGGACGCGGCGGACCCCCATGACGTGTTTAACTCCATAAGCGTGGGCCGGCGGCCGTTTGGACCACTGGGGTCAGAGCTGGGAGTCGCTTACCGGCAGCCCCCcaaactctcctcctcctcctccccctcctcctccctggtgGAGCGCTTCCTCGGCCCCTCGGtgaagagacggaggaggagcgaTGCGGTGAACCCCTCCGATCCATTAAGGTCACATTCACACCCCTCGCATTCTGCCCAGGACCACAAGGATGTAGACCACCGGCAGCCCGATCAGGACCAGGCCGGCGCTGTGTCCAAGGAGACCATCACCTCCTGCGATGACCCCCTGCGGGTCCTCCAGCCCAACGGGCCGGTCAGCCCCGTCAAGACTAATATTGCAGACCGAGCAGAACAGGAATAAGAGACTGAGCTTTGGTTTATAAGCAAAAAGTCACTTTATTAAATCATCGCATGTTCAGATTGTTTGAATGGTGGTATCTTGCTCCGTGATGTAACACGTTACGTCACAGCAGTTTGTTCACATCTGGTCTTTGAAAAAGTTTGGGCCGGCGTCCTGCTGACCTCTTCCGTCAAGTTAAATTTTAAACCCTCGGGTTGGATGTTGCAAtgtttgttttgcaaatgtgaaaatgtgtaATCTGTAAGTAATTGTGAATATTTATACACGCATTTGTTGGGGCAGTAAAGCTCCACACTTTTACTGCTGAAGAAAAGAATCTGCCGTTTCCTTAGATCACACAGTCATGAACAGAATCAAATCACGTCAGGTGCCGGACACCAATAATCACAGAGAGGAaaaggtatttatttattgaaatgtgtaaaaagaCTTCCTTCTTAGCctctattattatttatacagttcATGTTGTGTTACTTCTTATGTGAAACAATAAACGTTAACCACTTGGTGCACAATGTCTGAACTCGGTTTATCCAATTGTCGGTTTTTAGGTTCAAATTATTTATGAGGTCAATTCTAATTCTAACTACACTTAGGCTTTAGTTGAACATTTCCAATGTTCATGATCTATTCACGCAACAAACAGACGCATTGCTGCAAAGTCTTTTCTCCCATCAACCAATCATCTGACATGGAAAGGCCACACAAATCACATGGTTGTTATGCACACAGCCAATTGGTTACGTAACTGGCAAATAGAGAAATAATGCATGTTAAAGG
The DNA window shown above is from Gasterosteus aculeatus chromosome X, fGasAcu3.hap1.1, whole genome shotgun sequence and carries:
- the LOC120809657 gene encoding fibroblast growth factor 23 codes for the protein MQPAFFSLVLIAVHASLSVDCAPRLRGPTCLVRHQPRSFQTGAHADTSAGTSPFYWEPSGSTRKGLYRNSFVILPVRTATSNLVSIFDLRRKRFLCMDSTGDPYSSRQADADDCLFQPVWLDAADPHDVFNSISVGRRPFGPLGSELGVAYRQPPKLSSSSSPSSSLVERFLGPSVKRRRRSDAVNPSDPLRSHSHPSHSAQDHKDVDHRQPDQDQAGAVSKETITSCDDPLRVLQPNGPVSPVKTNIADRAEQE